Proteins from a single region of Chitinibacter bivalviorum:
- the lysA gene encoding diaminopimelate decarboxylase codes for MKPINGSQIAQIAQQYGTPVWTYDAATIRERISQLKMFDTIRFAQKANSNIHILRLMREQGVKVDSVSLGEIERALAAGFQTGLHCDDIVYTADLLDHATLARVVELDIQVNCGSPQMLEQLGEAHRGHRVWLRVNPGFGHGHSQKTNTGGEQSKHGIWHEQLPEALALIAKYELDLVGLHMHIGSGVDYSHLQDVCAAMVAQVKESGRDIRAISAGGGLSIPYRVGGETIDTAHYFSLWDAARNEIAAHLGHPVHLEIEPGRFLVAESGKLIAEVRAKKDVGNNHFVLVDAGFSDLMRPAMYGSYHEVSLLRANGAAAEGETRGTVLAGPLCESGDVFTQEEGGVVTPRELPSAEIGDWLVLHDTGAYGASMSSNYNTRPLIAEVMIDGELISQIRRRQTVAELLALEA; via the coding sequence ATGAAACCCATCAACGGCTCACAAATCGCGCAGATCGCCCAACAATACGGCACCCCAGTCTGGACTTATGATGCTGCGACCATTCGCGAGCGCATTAGCCAGCTCAAAATGTTCGACACCATTCGTTTTGCGCAAAAAGCGAACTCAAACATCCACATTTTGCGTTTGATGCGCGAGCAAGGCGTGAAGGTAGATTCGGTATCCTTGGGCGAAATCGAGCGAGCGCTGGCGGCAGGTTTTCAAACTGGCCTCCATTGTGATGACATCGTTTACACCGCCGATCTGCTGGATCACGCCACCTTGGCGCGCGTGGTTGAGCTCGATATTCAAGTCAATTGCGGTAGCCCGCAAATGCTGGAACAACTCGGTGAAGCACATCGTGGCCATCGCGTATGGTTGCGGGTTAACCCCGGGTTCGGCCACGGCCACAGCCAAAAAACCAATACGGGCGGCGAGCAAAGTAAACACGGCATCTGGCATGAGCAATTGCCTGAAGCGCTAGCGCTGATCGCCAAATACGAGCTCGACTTGGTTGGTCTGCATATGCACATCGGCTCGGGCGTGGATTACAGCCACTTACAAGATGTGTGCGCCGCAATGGTGGCGCAGGTGAAAGAATCTGGCCGCGATATCCGTGCGATTTCCGCCGGTGGTGGCTTGTCGATTCCGTATCGCGTCGGCGGTGAGACCATCGACACCGCGCATTACTTTAGCTTGTGGGACGCAGCGCGCAATGAAATTGCCGCGCATTTAGGCCACCCTGTTCATCTTGAAATCGAGCCGGGCCGTTTCCTGGTGGCAGAAAGTGGCAAATTGATCGCCGAAGTCCGCGCAAAAAAAGACGTTGGCAATAATCATTTTGTCCTCGTTGATGCCGGTTTTAGCGATCTGATGCGCCCAGCCATGTACGGCAGCTATCACGAAGTCAGCTTGTTGCGTGCCAATGGTGCCGCAGCCGAAGGCGAAACGCGCGGCACGGTTTTGGCTGGCCCATTGTGTGAATCAGGCGATGTATTTACCCAAGAAGAAGGCGGCGTGGTGACGCCACGTGAATTGCCAAGCGCGGAAATTGGCGATTGGTTGGTCTTGCACGACACCGGCGCGTATGGTGCCAGTATGTCGAGTAACTACAATACTCGACCGCTGATTGCCGAAGTGATGATCGATGGCGAGCTCATTTCGCAAATCCGTCGTCGTCAAACTGTGGCGGAATTGCTGGCTTTAGAGGCATAA